From a single Halobellus ruber genomic region:
- a CDS encoding PAS domain S-box protein: MGGTVGRTSGTIRVLHVDDDPDFVDLAATFLEEEYDQFTVETATSPSDGLDRLADTEFDCIISDYDMPGQNGIEFLAAVRTEHPDLPFILYTGKGSEEIASNAISAGVTDYLQKKSGTDQYVVLGNRVKNAVEQFRSQQALTKRNRELQRYKRMVNSIHEAACIYDSEGRFELVNEYLAEWYNSTPAELAGEQSTLIPRIREQADGDPFQELLSGKRNEIQGELDNTFPDHGYAVLEYRLTPLRADGTIEGVVGVARDITDRRAQQAEFERKDRAMDAAPVGITISDPSQDDNPLIYVNDRFTEMTGYPEEEVLGSNCRFLQGEHTNPEAVAQMREAIASEEPVTVELRNYRQDGTEFWNRVSIAPVYGDDGELTNYVGFQQDVTEEKEHEQKLHEEQAFIEQSLDTLDDIFYFVDTDGDFQRWNSKLPELTGYSDAEIGSMNALEFFEGEHREAIEHSINEIFETGSHVTEAEITTADGRQVPHEFRGVRMTDDDGEPTGIIGIARDITEQRKRERQLEEKTEELEQLATKFETQYRTLFEKAPVMTILTRAEDGEPIIEDCNSQFVETLGYDADAILNRELADFYTSDSAETLLEEGGYKRSVEGTFDREKRELVTADGEVVETLLRAVPRRTADGEVIGTMAMYIDISERESVKRANERLEEFTSVVSHDLRNPLNVATGRLELVADECDSDHLDDVERALNRMGTLIDDLLTLAREGQEVTDAQPVDLSTMINGCWENVETKQAVLTTRIDRSVLADRSRLKQVFENLFRNAVEHGGADVTITIGELDDGFYIEDDGPGIPVDEREAIFEAGYSRSADGTGFGLSIVEQVVTAHDWQIRVTNGSDGGARFEITDVEFVAP, from the coding sequence ATGGGTGGGACAGTAGGTAGGACCTCCGGTACAATTCGCGTCCTTCACGTGGATGATGACCCGGATTTTGTAGACTTGGCCGCGACATTTCTTGAAGAGGAGTATGATCAATTTACTGTCGAGACCGCAACCAGTCCCAGCGATGGACTGGATCGACTTGCCGATACCGAGTTTGATTGTATCATCTCCGACTACGATATGCCCGGTCAGAACGGTATCGAGTTTCTTGCGGCCGTCCGCACCGAGCATCCTGATCTCCCGTTTATTCTCTACACGGGGAAGGGGTCCGAGGAAATCGCCAGTAACGCGATTTCCGCGGGGGTTACCGATTACCTACAAAAAAAGAGTGGGACTGATCAGTACGTTGTTTTGGGAAACCGGGTGAAAAACGCTGTCGAGCAATTCCGCTCGCAACAGGCCCTCACCAAACGGAATCGAGAACTACAGCGGTACAAACGGATGGTCAACTCGATACACGAAGCCGCCTGTATCTACGATTCCGAGGGCCGATTCGAGCTTGTCAACGAGTATCTTGCTGAGTGGTACAACAGTACCCCAGCGGAACTTGCGGGTGAACAAAGCACTCTCATCCCCCGGATCCGTGAGCAAGCGGATGGCGATCCATTTCAGGAGCTCCTGTCGGGTAAACGAAACGAAATCCAAGGTGAGCTCGACAACACCTTCCCCGACCACGGATACGCGGTGCTGGAGTATCGGTTAACGCCATTGCGGGCGGATGGCACCATCGAAGGAGTCGTAGGCGTCGCTCGTGACATCACCGACCGTCGGGCACAACAAGCCGAATTCGAACGGAAAGACCGGGCGATGGATGCGGCTCCCGTCGGCATCACGATCAGTGATCCCTCACAGGACGACAATCCCCTCATCTACGTCAACGACCGTTTCACGGAAATGACAGGGTACCCTGAAGAAGAAGTCCTCGGTTCCAACTGCCGGTTTCTCCAGGGAGAACACACGAACCCTGAGGCAGTCGCTCAGATGCGAGAGGCGATCGCCAGCGAAGAACCCGTGACTGTCGAACTTCGAAACTATCGGCAAGACGGCACCGAGTTCTGGAATCGGGTCTCGATTGCACCAGTATACGGTGACGACGGCGAACTCACCAATTACGTCGGCTTCCAACAAGACGTGACCGAAGAAAAAGAACACGAACAGAAACTTCACGAAGAGCAGGCGTTCATCGAGCAGAGTCTCGATACCCTGGATGATATCTTCTATTTCGTCGATACCGACGGCGACTTCCAGCGATGGAACAGCAAGCTGCCGGAGCTCACCGGCTACAGTGATGCGGAGATCGGATCGATGAACGCCTTAGAGTTCTTCGAGGGCGAGCACCGCGAAGCGATTGAACACTCGATCAACGAGATCTTCGAGACGGGGTCACACGTCACCGAAGCCGAGATCACGACTGCTGACGGGCGACAAGTCCCACACGAGTTTCGAGGGGTTCGGATGACGGACGACGACGGGGAGCCGACAGGGATCATCGGGATCGCCCGCGACATCACCGAACAGAGGAAACGCGAGCGCCAGCTCGAAGAAAAAACTGAGGAACTGGAGCAGCTAGCAACGAAATTTGAGACACAGTACCGAACGCTGTTTGAGAAAGCCCCGGTGATGACAATTCTCACACGAGCAGAAGACGGCGAGCCGATCATCGAGGACTGTAACAGTCAGTTCGTCGAGACACTTGGATATGATGCGGACGCGATACTCAACCGCGAGCTCGCGGACTTCTATACGTCCGACTCGGCGGAGACATTGCTCGAAGAGGGCGGGTACAAACGCTCGGTGGAAGGGACGTTCGACAGAGAAAAACGGGAGCTGGTGACTGCCGATGGCGAGGTCGTTGAGACACTTCTGCGTGCGGTTCCACGCCGCACAGCCGACGGCGAGGTCATCGGCACGATGGCAATGTACATCGACATCAGCGAACGTGAGTCGGTTAAGCGTGCGAACGAGCGGCTCGAAGAGTTCACGAGTGTCGTCTCACACGATCTCCGGAACCCACTGAACGTCGCCACCGGACGGCTCGAACTGGTTGCCGACGAGTGTGACAGCGACCATCTCGACGATGTCGAACGGGCACTCAACCGGATGGGGACGCTGATCGATGATCTCCTGACGCTAGCCCGGGAAGGACAAGAGGTGACCGACGCTCAGCCGGTCGATCTCTCCACGATGATCAACGGGTGCTGGGAGAACGTCGAGACCAAGCAAGCGGTATTGACCACTCGTATCGATCGAAGCGTCCTGGCCGACAGAAGTCGTCTCAAGCAGGTGTTCGAGAATCTATTCCGGAACGCAGTCGAACACGGCGGAGCGGATGTGACTATAACGATTGGCGAACTAGACGACGGGTTCTATATAGAGGATGACGGTCCGGGGATTCCGGTCGACGAACGTGAAGCCATCTTCGAGGCCGGCTACTCGCGGTCGGCAGACGGAACCGGGTTCGGGCTGAGCATTGTCGAACAAGTTGTTACCGCTCACGATTGGCAGATCCGTGTCACAAACGGGTCAGACGGCGGGGCACGGTTCGAGATTACGGATGTCGAATTCGTCGCTCCGTAG
- a CDS encoding helix-turn-helix domain-containing protein, whose translation MKHIRVTAQPDLDRSPSFVAYLLDSPEVAEARALDWNRADVTTSTHLYAIKGDARGFQDAATKTRGVESVTLSATEEPISYSLIDVRDDVVPMFGVIEDALARTGMVVHRPLVYRKGQIHGHVVGDPSALQAVLDRAPETLDIGIDAIGQFPSAQVNPASRLSERQSEAIAVALELGYYDQPRQATHEDVAERLGCAPNTASAHLQKGEAKLVRAGMNTFHSSI comes from the coding sequence ATGAAACACATTCGAGTCACGGCACAACCGGATCTCGATAGATCGCCATCGTTCGTCGCGTATCTGCTAGACTCACCTGAAGTAGCAGAAGCGCGTGCTCTCGACTGGAACCGGGCGGACGTAACGACGAGCACACACCTCTATGCTATCAAAGGCGATGCCCGCGGGTTTCAGGACGCTGCGACCAAGACGCGCGGAGTAGAGTCCGTGACGCTCTCCGCAACTGAAGAGCCGATATCGTATTCGCTCATAGACGTGCGAGATGATGTCGTCCCGATGTTCGGTGTGATTGAAGATGCTCTCGCCCGCACTGGAATGGTCGTTCACAGGCCGCTCGTCTACCGGAAGGGTCAGATCCACGGTCACGTCGTCGGTGACCCGTCGGCGCTTCAAGCGGTTCTGGACCGGGCTCCGGAGACACTGGACATCGGTATCGATGCGATCGGTCAGTTCCCGAGCGCTCAGGTGAACCCCGCATCCCGACTGAGCGAGCGGCAGTCAGAGGCGATCGCTGTCGCGCTTGAGCTAGGCTACTACGACCAACCCCGGCAGGCTACCCACGAAGATGTTGCTGAACGACTCGGGTGCGCCCCAAACACAGCCAGCGCACACCTTCAGAAGGGTGAAGCGAAACTCGTCCGTGCGGGGATGAACACGTTCCACTCGTCAATCTGA
- a CDS encoding NADPH:quinone reductase, translated as MRAVRYHEYGKPDVLGVDEIDRPDPDADEVLVEMRGASVNRVDVLFRAGEYGQLPLPTIPGGDGAGVVTAVGAGVDRFEEGDRVFASGMDRAEGGTFAEYAAIPETKLAHLPDGVSFEVGAALGNVGATAWTALEDLAGIQAGDRVLVHGGSGGVGHAAIQIAASSGADVVTTAGSEDVRDRLRDLGATTVLDYDSESLAEEILAATDGVGVETILDHRLEEYLDLDLQVLAEGGQIIPIMGHVPETNGVPLYTKEATVKALRMDNRPVRAPVLRRLTRLMTRGDLTAVVADTYDFTDAAGAHRDVLAGGYVGKLVVTP; from the coding sequence ATGAGGGCCGTCCGCTACCACGAATACGGGAAGCCTGACGTTCTCGGCGTCGATGAAATTGACCGTCCCGATCCCGATGCCGACGAGGTCCTCGTCGAGATGCGGGGTGCGAGCGTCAACCGCGTCGACGTGCTGTTTCGGGCCGGCGAGTACGGTCAGCTTCCGCTTCCAACCATTCCCGGGGGAGATGGTGCCGGCGTCGTCACGGCTGTCGGAGCGGGCGTTGACCGCTTCGAGGAAGGCGACCGTGTCTTCGCTTCGGGGATGGATCGCGCTGAGGGTGGCACGTTCGCCGAGTACGCGGCAATCCCCGAGACGAAACTGGCCCATCTTCCGGATGGCGTCTCGTTCGAAGTCGGCGCTGCGCTCGGAAACGTCGGCGCGACCGCGTGGACCGCGCTTGAAGACCTTGCCGGCATCCAGGCCGGTGACCGGGTACTCGTCCACGGGGGCAGCGGTGGCGTCGGTCACGCAGCTATCCAGATCGCTGCGAGCAGCGGTGCAGACGTAGTCACGACGGCCGGGTCCGAGGATGTCCGCGACCGGCTTCGTGATCTCGGTGCGACTACGGTACTGGATTACGATAGCGAGTCGCTCGCAGAGGAGATCCTGGCAGCCACCGACGGAGTGGGTGTCGAGACAATCCTTGACCACCGGTTGGAAGAGTATCTTGATCTTGATCTTCAGGTCCTTGCCGAGGGCGGTCAGATCATCCCGATTATGGGCCACGTCCCGGAGACAAACGGCGTCCCACTATACACCAAAGAGGCGACTGTGAAAGCCCTCAGAATGGACAACCGCCCCGTTCGAGCGCCGGTTCTACGGCGACTCACCCGTCTTATGACGCGAGGCGACCTGACTGCTGTCGTCGCGGATACTTATGATTTCACCGACGCGGCCGGCGCCCACCGTGACGTACTCGCCGGTGGGTATGTCGGCAAATTAGTCGTGACACCCTGA